In a single window of the Thermodesulfobacteriota bacterium genome:
- a CDS encoding CoB--CoM heterodisulfide reductase iron-sulfur subunit A family protein — protein MTTDKSTPASESIMVVGGGISGLTAALEAAEVGYEVFLVEKEPYLGGRVAQLNQYFPKLCPPTCGLEINYRRLKDNRRIKTFTLAEVIKVAGQPGDYTVTVQMNPRFINENCTACGECVAVCPVERSNAFNFGLDKTKAVYKTTDMGFPARYTIDAAACKGTACGKCLQVCKYSAIELDMKPKTLDLHVGAVIWATGWVPYDAAKIDNLGYGTCQNVITNMMLERLASPNGPTQGRITRPSDGKEPGSVAFVQCAGSRDEKHLPYCSYICCMASLKHATYIRERYPEAKIYIFYIDLRTPGYKYEKFYQKIKEDKNIFLIKGKVAEVKNADGGQVTVVAENAVTGEKTQQTVDLVVLATGMQPTAAVVKLPADLKLNSDGFIVNDFARGGMLAAGCANKPADVVSSNQNATGMALKAIQTLKR, from the coding sequence ATGACAACGGATAAATCAACCCCTGCCAGTGAAAGCATCATGGTCGTCGGCGGAGGCATCAGCGGCTTGACCGCCGCCCTCGAAGCCGCCGAGGTGGGGTACGAGGTCTTTCTGGTTGAAAAAGAACCCTATCTGGGCGGGAGAGTGGCGCAGTTGAATCAGTATTTCCCCAAGCTGTGTCCCCCGACCTGCGGTCTGGAAATCAATTACCGGCGGCTTAAAGACAATCGCCGGATCAAGACCTTTACCCTGGCCGAGGTGATAAAAGTCGCCGGTCAGCCGGGTGACTACACCGTCACGGTGCAGATGAACCCCCGGTTCATCAATGAAAACTGCACCGCCTGCGGTGAATGCGTGGCCGTCTGCCCGGTGGAACGGAGCAATGCGTTTAACTTCGGTCTGGACAAGACCAAAGCCGTATACAAAACAACCGACATGGGGTTCCCGGCGCGGTACACCATTGACGCTGCGGCCTGCAAAGGAACCGCCTGCGGCAAGTGTCTTCAGGTTTGCAAATACAGCGCCATTGAACTGGATATGAAGCCCAAAACCCTGGATCTGCATGTCGGCGCCGTCATCTGGGCAACGGGCTGGGTTCCCTATGACGCCGCCAAAATCGACAATCTCGGATACGGCACCTGTCAGAATGTGATCACCAACATGATGCTGGAACGCCTGGCTTCGCCCAACGGTCCTACCCAGGGCCGCATTACCCGGCCGTCTGACGGCAAGGAACCGGGCAGCGTCGCCTTTGTTCAATGCGCCGGCTCCCGTGATGAAAAACATCTCCCCTACTGTTCCTATATCTGCTGTATGGCTTCACTCAAGCACGCCACCTACATCCGTGAGCGCTACCCGGAAGCGAAGATCTATATTTTCTACATTGACTTGCGGACCCCCGGATACAAATATGAAAAGTTCTATCAGAAGATCAAGGAAGACAAGAACATCTTCCTGATCAAGGGCAAGGTGGCCGAGGTCAAAAATGCCGACGGCGGTCAGGTGACGGTGGTGGCGGAAAACGCGGTCACCGGAGAAAAGACCCAGCAGACGGTAGACCTGGTCGTTCTGGCGACCGGCATGCAGCCTACAGCGGCCGTAGTCAAGCTCCCGGCCGATCTTAAGCTCAACTCGGACGGTTTTATCGTCAACGACTTTGCCAGGGGCGGCATGCTCGCGGCCGGCTGCGCCAATAAGCCGGCGGATGTGGTCTCAAGCAACCAGAACGCGACCGGTATGGCACTAAAAGCAATTCAAACTCTGAAACGGTAG
- a CDS encoding FAD-dependent oxidoreductase: MNKKYCVYICTGCGIGDTLDIEALCEVPREEGFPVKTHPFLCGKEGLDLIKNDIDKDGVNTLVLAACSRRVNVDAFSFPNCLVDRVNLREQVVWSHPRSDYPAVTEEQKDDGEHFDRVQMLAEDYIRMGMARMKSVDLPQPYKLEAFTNKILVIGGGVTGMAAALDAARAGYPVTIVEKESALGGFAAKMRKQMPVTEPYDGLIPPVVADLKRQIEAEKNITVKTGTIVARIAGQPGDFTVTMKKPGEKHPFDVPFPLPEEMKKDANGKDLNAEQLYEALLKYNEGREDILKFDPNGEKFGAVVLAAGWRTPVLEGEKYAHLGIGTTPDVITNTQFEEIAAKGKVTRPSDGKEAKSVVFIQSPGKGEDDSDFEYCGAVTSMAALKQAKYVRDDYSDGKAYIFYQHMRTPGLAENFYKSMQQDPGIFLTKGEVMSVTKSGSQLMVEASNTLLGEKLKVRADLVVLSAGMVPVTADDPVVNLAYRQGPAFRDNALFNQYADSNFICFPYETQRTGVYAAGTIRRAMTIEESMEDAAGAALKAIQCVESSNRGVAVHPRSGDMTFPDFFFQRCTQCKRCTEECPFGALDDDEKGTPKPNPTRCRRCGTCMGACPERIIGFADYNINSIGNMVKSIKVPSADDYTEPPLRILALVCENDAYPAIDMAGMNRLSFSADVRIVPVRCLGSVNVIWIKDALSQGMDGVILLGCKHGDEYQCHFVKGSELASIRMKKIGDALASLALEVERVTQKEVAIDDYHKIPEIINSFVAEVEALGPNPFKGF; encoded by the coding sequence ATGAATAAGAAATATTGCGTATATATCTGCACCGGCTGCGGAATAGGGGATACGCTGGACATCGAGGCGCTCTGCGAAGTCCCCAGGGAAGAAGGCTTTCCGGTAAAGACTCATCCTTTCCTGTGCGGCAAAGAAGGCCTAGACCTGATCAAGAACGATATTGACAAAGACGGGGTGAATACTCTGGTGCTGGCGGCCTGCTCCCGCCGGGTGAATGTGGATGCCTTCTCTTTCCCCAACTGCCTGGTGGACCGGGTTAACTTAAGAGAGCAGGTGGTCTGGTCCCACCCCCGGTCGGACTATCCGGCCGTGACCGAGGAACAGAAGGATGACGGTGAGCATTTTGACCGGGTTCAGATGCTGGCCGAAGACTACATCCGCATGGGCATGGCCCGCATGAAAAGCGTCGACCTGCCCCAGCCCTATAAGCTGGAGGCGTTTACCAACAAGATTCTGGTCATCGGCGGCGGCGTAACGGGCATGGCGGCGGCGCTGGACGCGGCCCGGGCCGGGTATCCGGTAACCATCGTGGAAAAAGAAAGCGCCCTGGGCGGGTTTGCGGCCAAGATGCGCAAGCAGATGCCGGTGACCGAGCCTTACGACGGACTGATCCCGCCGGTGGTGGCCGACCTGAAGCGGCAGATCGAGGCGGAGAAAAACATTACCGTCAAAACCGGCACGATTGTCGCCCGTATCGCCGGTCAGCCGGGAGACTTCACCGTTACCATGAAGAAGCCCGGTGAAAAGCACCCCTTTGACGTGCCTTTCCCTCTGCCCGAGGAGATGAAAAAGGACGCCAACGGGAAGGATCTTAACGCGGAACAGCTTTACGAGGCGTTGCTTAAATATAATGAAGGCAGGGAAGACATTCTCAAGTTCGATCCCAACGGCGAAAAATTCGGAGCCGTGGTGCTGGCCGCCGGCTGGCGCACGCCGGTTCTGGAAGGGGAAAAGTATGCCCACCTGGGAATCGGAACGACTCCCGATGTCATCACCAACACCCAGTTTGAGGAAATCGCCGCCAAGGGCAAGGTGACCCGGCCTTCGGACGGCAAGGAAGCCAAATCGGTCGTTTTTATCCAGAGCCCCGGCAAGGGAGAGGATGATTCCGATTTTGAATACTGCGGTGCCGTCACCAGCATGGCCGCGCTCAAGCAGGCCAAGTACGTTCGTGACGACTACAGCGACGGCAAAGCCTATATTTTTTACCAGCACATGCGGACCCCCGGCCTGGCCGAGAATTTTTATAAAAGCATGCAGCAGGATCCGGGCATCTTTCTGACCAAGGGGGAAGTGATGAGCGTCACCAAGAGCGGCAGCCAGCTCATGGTCGAGGCCAGCAACACCCTGCTGGGAGAAAAGCTCAAGGTCAGAGCCGATCTGGTGGTGCTGTCCGCCGGCATGGTGCCGGTTACGGCCGATGACCCGGTGGTCAACCTGGCTTACCGCCAGGGCCCGGCTTTCCGGGACAACGCCCTGTTCAACCAGTACGCGGACTCCAACTTCATCTGCTTTCCCTATGAAACCCAGCGGACCGGCGTTTATGCCGCCGGTACCATCCGCCGGGCCATGACCATCGAGGAATCCATGGAAGACGCCGCCGGCGCGGCCTTAAAAGCGATTCAGTGCGTGGAATCTTCCAACCGCGGGGTGGCGGTCCATCCCCGGTCGGGCGATATGACCTTCCCGGATTTCTTCTTCCAGCGCTGTACTCAGTGCAAGCGCTGCACCGAAGAATGCCCCTTCGGCGCCCTGGACGACGATGAAAAAGGTACGCCCAAGCCCAATCCCACCCGCTGCCGTCGCTGCGGTACCTGCATGGGCGCCTGTCCCGAGCGCATCATCGGCTTCGCGGACTACAACATCAACAGCATCGGCAATATGGTCAAGTCCATCAAGGTGCCGTCCGCGGATGACTATACGGAACCGCCCCTACGGATTCTGGCGCTGGTCTGTGAGAACGATGCCTATCCGGCCATTGACATGGCGGGCATGAACCGGCTCTCCTTTTCGGCGGATGTCCGCATTGTGCCGGTCCGGTGTCTGGGTTCCGTGAACGTGATCTGGATCAAGGACGCCCTGTCCCAGGGAATGGACGGCGTTATTCTCCTCGGTTGCAAGCACGGCGATGAATATCAGTGCCATTTCGTCAAGGGCAGTGAACTGGCCAGCATCCGTATGAAGAAGATCGGTGACGCCCTGGCCAGCCTGGCGCTGGAAGTGGAGCGGGTGACCCAGAAAGAGGTTGCCATCGACGACTATCACAAGATCCCGGAGATCATTAACTCCTTTGTGGCGGAAGTCGAAGCGCTGGGGCCCAACCCCTTCAAGGGTTTTTAA
- the qmoC gene encoding quinone-interacting membrane-bound oxidoreductase complex subunit QmoC, with product MNDNYLAEPDLGFIHEVIGLGGNTLKKCFQCATCSVVCPISPDTRPFPRKEMIAASWGLKDRLIKDVDIWLCHQCGDCSVKCPRGANPGDVLGAIRSYAISEYATPKALAKAVNDPKKLPLLLAVPAIIFAVLAMVTMTMGGFMEKIFETLGITSLGFHWAHEHAEGVIAQADFYSTWFVDLVFVPLAGLVTLVFALGVYRFLTDLHEQAVSDGRSKVGRQKFIDLAIGTAKGIVAILPTILKHSKFTECSENKARSTAHMMVLYGFVGLFIMTSYGFIALYLLQHPGPYAQYNPFKILANAAGIALVLGAVLMIKNRLGKEDQVTSYKDWFLVGLMLALGGTGMLTELARLAESKSLTYFTYYLHLIAIFCTFAYLPFSKLAHLVYRTVALGYAEYAGRDK from the coding sequence ATGAATGATAATTACCTGGCTGAGCCGGATCTGGGATTTATCCATGAGGTTATCGGGCTTGGCGGAAATACCCTGAAAAAATGTTTTCAGTGCGCCACCTGCTCGGTGGTGTGCCCGATTTCACCGGATACCCGGCCCTTTCCCCGGAAGGAGATGATCGCGGCGTCCTGGGGCCTGAAGGACCGGCTGATCAAAGACGTGGATATCTGGCTGTGCCACCAGTGCGGCGACTGTTCGGTGAAGTGTCCCCGGGGCGCCAACCCGGGCGACGTACTGGGAGCGATTCGTTCATACGCCATCAGCGAATACGCCACGCCCAAGGCTCTGGCCAAGGCCGTCAATGACCCCAAGAAACTCCCCCTGCTTCTGGCCGTTCCGGCCATTATCTTTGCCGTTCTGGCCATGGTGACCATGACCATGGGAGGGTTCATGGAAAAAATATTTGAAACACTGGGGATAACCTCTCTGGGGTTTCATTGGGCCCATGAACATGCCGAGGGTGTCATTGCGCAGGCTGATTTTTATTCCACCTGGTTTGTGGATCTGGTGTTTGTGCCACTGGCCGGGCTGGTCACGCTGGTATTCGCCCTGGGGGTTTACCGGTTTCTTACCGACCTCCATGAGCAGGCCGTCAGTGACGGACGTTCCAAGGTTGGTCGTCAGAAATTTATCGATCTGGCCATCGGCACCGCCAAGGGGATTGTCGCTATCCTGCCGACGATTTTAAAACACAGCAAGTTTACCGAGTGCTCTGAAAATAAAGCGCGCTCTACCGCCCATATGATGGTCCTCTATGGTTTTGTCGGTCTGTTTATCATGACCTCTTACGGTTTTATCGCGCTTTATCTGCTGCAACACCCCGGACCTTATGCCCAGTACAATCCCTTCAAGATTCTGGCCAACGCGGCCGGCATTGCCCTGGTCCTCGGGGCTGTGCTGATGATCAAGAACCGTCTGGGCAAGGAAGATCAGGTCACTTCCTACAAAGACTGGTTCCTGGTCGGCCTGATGCTGGCGCTGGGCGGTACGGGCATGCTCACCGAGCTGGCCCGGCTGGCAGAATCCAAATCACTGACCTATTTTACTTACTACCTCCACCTGATTGCCATTTTCTGCACGTTCGCGTATCTGCCGTTTTCCAAGCTGGCGCATCTGGTTTATCGGACGGTGGCATTGGGCTACGCGGAATATGCCGGAAGAGACAAATAA
- a CDS encoding helix-turn-helix domain-containing protein, giving the protein MEEKKMSRLYKIRQSLLLSRSELARKADVSPITIARIEEGKACRMETQRKILRALGYDLSDKHKVFD; this is encoded by the coding sequence ATGGAAGAGAAGAAGATGAGCCGCTTGTACAAAATCAGGCAATCACTTTTGTTAAGCCGGTCCGAGCTGGCCAGAAAAGCTGATGTTTCTCCTATTACCATAGCTCGTATTGAAGAAGGGAAGGCCTGCCGCATGGAAACACAGAGAAAGATCCTTCGTGCGCTGGGATATGACCTTTCCGATAAACACAAGGTGTTTGATTGA
- the pilM gene encoding type IV pilus assembly protein PilM gives MLFKKKDHLVGLDIGSSVLKAAEVAVTSSGRKLMRFGSIELPPDAIVEEGIKSPETVAETIKELLSLYNIKEDRVAVSIGGYSVIVKKINVTSMPEEQLQEVISAEAEQYIPFDINNVNLDFQILGDNEQNPSQMDVLLVAAKKETVNDYLNVLEMAGLTPVVVDVDAFALQNIYEVNYETGDNCVALIDIGAMKTSLNILRGTTSVFMRDVSFGCKQINHDLMKRLGCTFEEAEELKLSDKQEKIPAEDLNHIISSVINDWITEIRRAMDFFYATYSEQDIKTIYLSGGGANIKEFRQLLASQASSQVEVMDPFKAFQLKDSQFDMAYIKQMAPQAAICLGTAIRRIGDK, from the coding sequence ATGCTGTTTAAGAAAAAAGATCATCTGGTAGGACTGGACATCGGCTCCAGCGTATTAAAGGCGGCGGAAGTGGCGGTGACCTCATCGGGCAGAAAGCTGATGCGCTTCGGCTCCATTGAATTGCCTCCTGATGCCATTGTCGAGGAGGGAATCAAGTCCCCGGAAACCGTAGCGGAAACCATTAAAGAACTGCTGTCCCTTTATAACATAAAAGAGGACCGGGTGGCGGTTTCCATCGGCGGATATTCGGTCATCGTCAAGAAGATCAACGTCACCTCCATGCCCGAGGAACAGCTTCAGGAGGTCATTTCCGCAGAAGCGGAGCAATATATCCCCTTTGATATAAATAATGTCAATCTGGATTTTCAGATTCTCGGGGATAATGAGCAGAACCCCAGCCAGATGGACGTCCTTCTCGTGGCGGCGAAAAAAGAGACGGTTAACGATTATTTAAACGTCCTGGAAATGGCCGGCCTGACCCCGGTAGTCGTTGATGTGGACGCCTTTGCCCTGCAGAACATTTATGAAGTCAATTATGAAACAGGTGACAACTGCGTCGCGCTGATCGATATCGGGGCCATGAAAACCTCGTTGAACATTTTGCGGGGCACCACCTCCGTTTTCATGAGGGATGTTTCTTTCGGCTGCAAACAGATCAATCATGATTTAATGAAACGGCTGGGCTGCACGTTTGAAGAGGCCGAAGAACTCAAGTTGAGCGATAAGCAGGAAAAGATTCCGGCCGAAGACTTGAACCATATTATTTCTTCGGTGATAAACGACTGGATTACGGAAATTCGTCGGGCCATGGACTTTTTCTACGCCACCTATTCCGAACAGGATATTAAAACCATATATTTGAGCGGCGGCGGGGCCAATATCAAGGAATTCAGGCAGCTGCTGGCATCTCAGGCGTCTTCTCAAGTAGAAGTGATGGATCCGTTCAAGGCCTTTCAGCTAAAAGACAGCCAGTTTGATATGGCATACATAAAACAAATGGCCCCCCAGGCGGCAATATGTCTGGGAACTGCAATTAGAAGGATCGGCGATAAATGA
- a CDS encoding PilN domain-containing protein: MIKTNLLPYRAARKKENIRRQLSVFVLFFVFVAVALSFYHFHLASSLSHLSDRLAVKEKELKEYQDKVQEVDKIKAQLAVLEQKLKVMEQLKKDRKDAVDLMNALMDLTVKENMWITSVSEKGGGISIDGIAIDNRTVAVFMSRIEKSTFFSGVVLKDLVAVDQSGLKLKKFSLQCSKSA, translated from the coding sequence ATGATTAAAACCAACCTTCTCCCCTATCGTGCGGCAAGGAAAAAAGAGAATATTCGAAGGCAGTTGTCTGTTTTCGTGCTGTTCTTTGTTTTTGTCGCGGTGGCGCTGTCATTTTATCATTTCCATTTGGCTTCCAGTCTTTCCCATTTGAGTGACCGCCTTGCCGTAAAAGAAAAGGAACTCAAGGAATACCAGGATAAAGTCCAGGAAGTGGACAAGATCAAAGCCCAGCTGGCCGTCCTTGAGCAGAAGCTGAAGGTCATGGAGCAGCTGAAAAAGGACAGAAAGGATGCCGTCGATCTGATGAACGCGCTGATGGATTTAACCGTCAAGGAAAATATGTGGATTACCAGCGTCAGCGAGAAGGGCGGAGGCATCAGCATTGACGGGATCGCGATTGATAACAGGACGGTGGCCGTATTTATGTCGCGGATTGAAAAAAGCACCTTTTTTTCAGGCGTGGTCCTGAAGGACTTGGTGGCAGTTGATCAATCCGGGTTAAAATTAAAGAAGTTTTCTCTGCAGTGTTCCAAGTCGGCATAA
- the pilO gene encoding type 4a pilus biogenesis protein PilO → MQPLFEQLGKLTKLQRTLIGIVIFALLIAGFVFLSIKPLYEKIAVVEKKISDTEKLLLEAKQKAAALEGLKEDWAKKQEEFQVVMNALPDKQEIPTLLGDISAAGRNTGLLFNRFAPQGEIFRDFYAEIPVAISISGTYDRLRSFFGKVSEMSRVVNIKNINMSLSTKGGGGGKKGAVATTTPGLINVECTAATYRFLSEAEKAKTADTGKKGGKGKKDKDKDKDKENKAESKEKTEEKK, encoded by the coding sequence ATGCAGCCCCTGTTTGAACAGCTGGGGAAACTCACCAAGTTGCAGCGGACCCTGATCGGCATTGTAATTTTTGCGCTTTTAATAGCCGGGTTCGTTTTTCTATCCATAAAGCCGTTGTATGAAAAAATTGCCGTTGTTGAGAAAAAAATCAGCGATACGGAAAAGCTGCTCCTTGAGGCCAAACAGAAAGCAGCCGCTCTGGAAGGTTTGAAAGAAGACTGGGCGAAAAAGCAGGAAGAGTTTCAGGTGGTAATGAACGCCCTGCCGGATAAGCAGGAAATTCCTACGCTCCTGGGAGACATATCGGCGGCCGGCCGCAATACCGGTCTTTTGTTTAACCGGTTTGCGCCTCAGGGAGAGATTTTCCGTGATTTTTACGCAGAAATACCGGTTGCCATTTCCATAAGCGGCACCTACGATCGTTTGCGATCATTCTTTGGCAAGGTCTCCGAAATGTCGCGCGTGGTAAACATAAAGAATATCAATATGTCGCTGTCAACCAAGGGCGGCGGTGGCGGTAAAAAAGGTGCGGTTGCTACAACCACCCCCGGGCTGATCAATGTTGAGTGTACGGCCGCGACATACCGGTTCCTTTCAGAGGCCGAAAAGGCAAAAACAGCCGATACGGGAAAGAAGGGCGGTAAGGGCAAAAAAGACAAAGACAAAGATAAAGACAAGGAAAACAAGGCTGAATCAAAGGAAAAGACTGAAGAGAAGAAATAA
- a CDS encoding pilus assembly protein PilP — protein sequence MACLLVFGCGGKGKTDTSENKKQTKEVVRKIPGAAPQQETAADKKPQDKPRSEAPAAVPASSGKAEIPEGVKQQPQSEPAPVDGGQASTPEPLLSEEKKAEMEAVTREAGDIKQQEPAIPGEKPKTAPSDLVVAESRDPVQSAPEGLAETDQPAPPVIDLGVKEGAEGGSEDSNLLGYDQEGTGTGGEEEGSDTFNPFAPLFQKEKTGVAMTTSPDRQQRKFITELEKIDIGQLTLEGIIQAQTGNRAIVTDASGKGYVVKEGTYIGLNSGTVEKIESDRIVIAENIGTRQSKTVLKLQKPAGD from the coding sequence GTGGCGTGCCTTCTTGTTTTCGGGTGCGGCGGCAAGGGGAAAACCGACACTTCTGAAAACAAGAAACAGACAAAGGAAGTCGTCCGGAAAATTCCGGGAGCGGCGCCTCAACAAGAAACCGCAGCGGACAAGAAGCCGCAGGACAAACCCCGTTCCGAGGCACCCGCCGCTGTTCCGGCATCATCGGGAAAAGCAGAGATCCCAGAAGGTGTCAAGCAACAGCCGCAATCGGAACCAGCGCCGGTCGACGGCGGGCAGGCTTCCACGCCGGAGCCCCTGTTATCTGAAGAAAAGAAGGCAGAGATGGAAGCCGTTACCCGGGAAGCCGGAGACATAAAGCAGCAGGAACCGGCAATCCCTGGAGAAAAGCCTAAGACCGCACCTTCGGATTTGGTTGTGGCCGAAAGCCGGGATCCTGTGCAATCAGCACCGGAAGGCCTGGCGGAAACAGATCAGCCCGCACCGCCTGTCATTGATCTGGGGGTGAAAGAGGGCGCCGAAGGCGGTTCGGAAGACAGCAATCTTCTGGGATACGACCAGGAGGGCACGGGAACGGGCGGTGAAGAAGAAGGCAGTGACACATTCAACCCCTTTGCCCCGTTGTTTCAAAAAGAAAAAACCGGAGTGGCGATGACGACAAGCCCGGACCGGCAGCAGCGAAAATTCATAACGGAACTGGAGAAAATCGATATCGGCCAGCTGACGCTGGAAGGCATTATTCAGGCGCAGACCGGCAACCGGGCGATTGTAACCGATGCCAGCGGCAAAGGATACGTGGTCAAAGAAGGCACCTATATCGGATTGAATTCAGGTACGGTTGAAAAGATAGAATCAGACAGGATTGTTATCGCGGAGAATATCGGAACGCGACAATCGAAGACGGTATTAAAACTTCAGAAACCGGCTGGAGACTAG